One window of the Populus nigra chromosome 4, ddPopNigr1.1, whole genome shotgun sequence genome contains the following:
- the LOC133691764 gene encoding uncharacterized protein LOC133691764 — protein MDTRGKSNAEFRTEVNDALARHESSFDQVNAALQAVLTELQAIRTQKHPNTNPPEINPFASESSSQLHSSRNPNTTSQTHSHLKLSFPRFDGSEPTGWVYKAEQYFEFQAIDSAQQVQLASFHLDGIALQWHRWLTKFRGPLLWNEFVQALLQRFGPTDYEDPSESLTRLRQTTSVAAYQEAFERLSHQVDGLPEGFLIGCFVAGLRDEIHIDVKIKHPHTLTEAIGVARLIEERNLLQRKTHLPIRSSSMNLPSRAPANSAAGVLGPPPSQRPNLSPTSFRRITTQEARERREKGLCFYCDEKFKPGHRCERPQLFMIEDSSNTSLEEEITDTEDIINSEDMPKISFHAIAGAEHPQTLRVLGQLGNKKVTVLIDGGSTHNFIDQVVVTKFGIPINRSQRFQVMVANREKITCTGQCQSLTLIIQGIAITANYYVLPVTACQVVLGVQWLETLGPIEMDFKKLTMSYKTHGEKHTFYGLKHTGHAAFTEKEFHGLQGNGFFLQIIPSHSIIDSSSHPPELKALLSEFSQVFEEPTGLPPQRAKDHHIPLQPNSSPVSVRPYRYPYYQKTEIEKMVQDLLKYELIRPSNSPFSSPVLLVKKANGAWRFCVDYRALNEITIKDKYPIPVIDELLDELHGSRYYSKLDLRSGYHQIRVRDDDIPKTAFRTHEGHYEFVVMPFGLTNAPATFQSLMNDLFRPHLRKFILVFFDDILVYSKSWEDHLTHLHTILKILADNTLFAKESKCRFGVTQVDYMGHVISNQGVSVDPTKIQAVVEWPTPTTAKGVRGFLGLAGYYRKFIRHFGGIAAPLTRLLTKDGFQWSAETDLAFQRLKEA, from the coding sequence ATGGATACTCGCGGAAAAAGTAATGCTGAATTCCGGACTGAGGTCAATGACGCCTTAGCTAGGCATGAGTCTAGCTTTGATCAGGTGAATGCTGCCCTTCAAGCAGTATTAACCGAACTACAAGCCATCCGCACCCAAAAACACCCAAACACTAACCCTCCCGAAATCAATCCCTTTGCATCAGAATCATCATCCCAGTTACATAGTTCTCGCAACCCAAACACCACTAGTCAAACACACTCCCACCTCAAACTCTCATTCCCTCGTTTTGATGGCAGTGAGCCCACAGGTTGGGTGTACAAAGCCGAACAGTACTTCGAATTTCAGGCCATTGACTCGGCCCAGCAGGTCCAATTGGCCTCCTTCCATCTAGATGGAATTGCTCTCCAATGGCACCGATGGCTGACCAAGTTTCGGGGACCCCTTCTGTGGAACGAGTTCGTGCAAGCCCTTTTGCAACGATTCGGACCCACAGACTACGAAGACCCATCGGAATCGCTCACTCGTCTCAGACAAACTACCTCTGTAGCAGCTTACCAAGAGGCTTTTGAGAGGCTCTCCCATCAAGTTGATGGACTACCGGAAGGTTTTTTAATAGGATGTTTTGTTGCAGGGCTGCGAGATGAAATCCATATTGATGTCAAGATTAAACATCCCCACACACTGACAGAAGCAATTGGAGTTGCCCGACTGATTGAGGAGCGCAATCTACTGCAGAGGAAGACCCATCTTCCAATTCGGTCTTCTTCCATGAATTTACCCTCCAGGGCACCAGCAAATTCAGCAGCTGGAGTGTTGGGACCACCCCCATCACAAAGACCAAACCTATCACCAACATCATTCCGGAGGATCACCACTCAAGAAGCTCGGGAACGAAGGGAAAAGGGGCTGTGTTTCTATTGCGATGAGAAATTCAAGCCAGGCCATCGCTGTGAACGACCACAATTGTTTATGATCGAAGACAGCTCCAACACCAGCCTTGAGGAAGAAATAACAGATACTGAGGACATCATCAATTCAGAGGACATGCCCAAAATTTCATTCCATGCTATCGCAGGTGCTGAACACCCTCAAACTTTACGGGTGTTGGGTCAATTGGGCAACAAGAAGGTAACCGTGCTCATTGACGGAGGTAGCACGCATAACTTCATTGATCAGGTGGTGGTAACCAAATTTGGGATACCCATTAATCGCAGCCAGCGATTTCAGGTAATGGTGGCTAATAGAGAGAAAATCACTTGTACTGGGCAATGTCAGAGCCTCACATTAATCATTCAGGGCATAGCCATCACTGCCAATTATTATGTTCTCCCGGTCACGGCTTGTCAAGTGGTACTGGGTGTGCAGTGGCTTGAGACACTAGGTCCGATTGAAATGGATTTCAAAAAGCTCACTATGAGCTACAAAACGCATGGAGAGAAACACACCTTTTACGGGTTGAAGCACACGGGTCATGCTGCCTTCACAGAGAAGGAGTTTCATGGGTTACAAGGAAATGGATTCTTCCTTCAAATCATTCCCTCACATTCCATCATTGACAGTAGCAGCCATCCACCGGAGCTTAAGGCCCTTCTATCCGAATTCTCGCAGGTGTTTGAGGAGCCCACGGGTCTGCCTCCCCAGAGAGCCAAAGACCACCACATACCTCTACAACCCAATTCCAGCCCAGTAAGTGTGAGACCCTACCGCTACCCGTATTACCAGAAAACCGAGATAGAAAAAATGGTGCAAGACTTGTTGAAGTATGAATTGATACGCCCCAGTAATAGCCCATTCTCCTCTCCTGTTTTGCTGGTCAAAAAGGCGAATGGGGCTTGGCGTTTTTGTGTGGATTATCGCGCTTTGAATGAAATCACCATCAAAGATAAATATCCAATTCCCGTAATTGATGAGCTCCTAGACGAGCTGCATGGGTCTCGTTACTATTCCAAATTGGACCTACGATCCGGCTATCACCAAATCCGAGTACGAGACGACGACATACCTAAAACAGCATTCAGAACTCATGAAGGCCATTACGAGTTCGTTGTCATGCCATTTGGTCTCACCAATGCTCCGGCAACCTTCCAAAGTCTTATGAATGATCTTTTTCGTCCCCACCTTAGGaagtttattttggttttttttgacGATATTCTGGTTTATTCCAAATCGTGGGAAGACCATTTAACCCATTTGCACACTATTTTGAAGATTCTAGCAGATAATACACTCTTTGCAAAGGAGTCCAAGTGCAGATTCGGGGTTACACAGGTTGACTACATGGGCCATGTTATTTCAAACCAAGGAGTATCGGTGGATCCTACCAAAATTCAAGCAGTGGTTGAGTGGCCTACCCCTACGACAGCCAAGGGGGTCCGCGGATTCTTGGGCCTGGCCGGCTATTACAGAAAGTTCATCCGCCATTTTGGAGGAATAGCCGCACCACTTACCCGATTGTTGACCAAGGATGGGTTCCAGTGGAGTGCAGAAACTGATTTGGCTTTTCAACGTCTGAAGGAAGCTTAA
- the LOC133692458 gene encoding lysM domain receptor-like kinase 3 — MNPKLGFGFLLLLLLCYSIDSKCSKGCDLALASYYVWQGANLSFIAEVMQSSILKSTDFDTILSYNPQVTNKDSLPSFIRISIPFPCECINGEFLGHFFTYNVRSQDTYGTVADTYYANLTTTPSLINFNSYPEVNIPDNGVLNVSVNCSCGDSSISKDYGLFMTYPLRPDDTLASIANQTNLTQSLLQRYNVGFDFNQGSGVVYIPTKDTNGSYRPLKSRNSRWRCRWHMHSSSRGTVVGIPGSNSNKPVDAIGSQGLTGITVDKSVEFSYEELAKATDDFSLANKIGQGGFGSVYYAELRGEKAAIKKMDMQASKEFFAELKVLTHVHHLNLVRLIGYCVEGSLFLVYEFIENGNLSQHLRGSEKDPLPWSTRVQIALDSARGLEYIHEHTVPVYIHRDIKSANILIDKNFRGKVADFGLTKLTEVGSTSLPTRLVGTFGYMPPEYAQYGDVSPKVDVYALGVVLYELISAKEAIVKSNGSSAESRGLVALFEDVLNQPDPREDLRKVVDPRLGEDYPLDSVRKMAQLGKACTQENPQLRPSMRSIVVALMTLSSSTEDWDVGSFYENQALVNLMSGR; from the exons ATGAATCCCAAATTAGGATTTGGGTTTCTTCTTCTACTGTTACTCTGCTACTCAATCGACTCGAAATGCAGCAAAGGATGCGATTTGGCTCTAGCATCCTACTACGTTTGGCAAGGAGCTAACCTTTCATTCATCGCCGAAGTTATGCAATCAAGCATCTTAAAATCAACAGATTTCGACACCATTCTCAGCTACAATCCTCAAGTAACAAACAAAGACAGTCTCCCATCTTTCATCAGGATCAGCATCCCTTTCCCCTGTGAATGCATCAACGGTGAATTCCTCGGCCACTTCTTCACCTACAACGTCAGAAGTCAAGACACTTATGGAACGGTCGCCGATACATACTATGCCAATTTGACCACGACTCCGTCGTTGATAAACTTTAATAGCTACCCTGAGGTTAATATACCCGATAACGGAGTGCTTAATGTGAGTGTTAACTGTTCGTGTGGGGATAGCTCGATTTCTAAGGATTACGGCTTGTTTATGACGTACCCGCTCCGACCCGATGATACTTTGGCGTCGATTGCCAATCAGACCAATCTCACGCAGTCGCTGCTGCAGCGTTATAATGTTGGTTTCGATTTTAATCAAGGGAGTGGTGTGGTTTATATTCCAACCAAag ATACAAATGGTAGCTACCGGCCCTTGAAGTCGAG GAATAGCAGGTGGCGTTGTCGCTGGCATATGCATAGCAGTAGCCGTGGCACTGTTGTTGGCA TACCTGGAAGTAACTCCAATAAACCTGTGGATGCAATTGGGTCCCAAGGTCTTACAGGTATAACTGTGGACAAGTCTGTGGAATTCTCTTATGAAGAACTTGCTAAGGCCACTGATGACTTTAGTCTGGCAAATAAGATTGGTCAAGGAGGCTTTGGGTCTGTATACTATGCAGAACTGAGAGGCGAG AAAGCTGCCATTAAGAAGATGGACATGCAAGCATCAAAAGAATTCTTTGCTGAGCTCAAGGTTTTAACACATGTTCACCACCTAAACCTG GTCCGATTGATAGGATATTGTGTTGAGGGTTCTCTTTTCCTTGTCTACGAATTTATTGAAAATGGAAACTTAAGCCAACATTTGCGTGGCTCTG AGAAGGATCCATTGCCATGGTCTACGAGAGTGCAAATTGCCCTTGATTCAGCTAGAGGCCTTGAATACATCCATGAGCATACTGTCCCTGTATATATTCATCGTGATATTAAATCGGCAAACATACTGATTGACAAGAACTTCCGGGGAAAG GTTGCAGATTTTGGATTAACAAAACTAACTGAGGTTGGAAGTACATCACTCCCTACACGTCTTGTGGGTACATTTGGATACATGCCGCCAGA ATATGCTCAATATGGTGATGTTTCTCCGAAAGTAGATGTTTACGCACTCGGGGTTGTCCTCTATGAACTTATTTCTGCTAAAGAAGCTATCGTCAAGTCAAATGGTTCTAGTGCTGAATCAAGGGGCCTTGTTGCTTTG TTTGAGGATGTTCTTAATCAGCCTGATCCTAGGGAAGACCTTCGCAAAGTAGTTGATCCAAGGCTCGGAGAAGACTATCCACTCGATTCAGTTCGCAAG ATGGCCCAGCTTGGCAAGGCATGCACCCAAGAGAATCCTCAGTTGCGGCCGAGTATGAGATCCATTGTGGTTGCTTTAATGACTCTTTCATCCTCGACAGAGGATTGGGATGTTGGCTCCTTCTATGAAAATCAAGCTCTTGTCAATCTAATGTCAGGAAGATAG